From Pyrenophora tritici-repentis strain M4 chromosome 1, whole genome shotgun sequence, the proteins below share one genomic window:
- a CDS encoding PotE, Amino acid transporter: MEPLNAPDTEPLLPRPSSASSSVSSTSPSALSATQRLSKQLTTRHAFTVLVTLQIGSGIFASPAQVDANVPSPGAALVVWVLGGLLSWAGAVSFAELGAALPFNGGMQEYLRHVYGDTAAFLMAWVYILGVKPSSMAIQSIVIAESVASVTSATGELPDAGILKLIAALAFVSMVLLNSINTRLTIRLSESFTVFKLTTVSLVVLGGLIAVIAHLVNPASSLSGSSDWYSKNWFQSRPTVTDGKTIDWPSMGAWDRYGHYCAAIYGGLWAYDGWDNANMVASEIRDPGRALPKAIRAAMIVVLGSFELVNVAYYILVPWDRLSTNNAVAVAAATSLFGRPAGILITVLVAVSCAGSITSNVFSVGRLTMAASQRHYLPKFFSKRGLPMTKVSEPDSSASFQFDAPIYANALALVVTLGYILTGSFRALLTFAGMAVWVFYVSTVVGLLILRRREPQLVRPYRPAIFLPIVFIIVGSLVILRSAIFAPVQSGVLAGLLVAGTLINKVRRSP; encoded by the exons ATGGAGCCCCTCAATGCCCCCGACACGGAGCCGCTGCTTCCTCGACCATCGTCGGCATCATCTTCCGTGTCGTCGACATCACCTTCGGCCTTATCGGCGACCCAGCGGCTATCGAAACAGCTCACCACACGACATGCATTTACCGTCCTCGTCACCCTCCAGATCGGCTCGGGCATCTTTGCATCCCCCGCCCAGGTAGATGCGAACGTGCCCTCGCCCGGTGCTGCCCTGGTTGTATGGGTGCTTGGCGGTCTTTTGTCATGGGCAGGAGCCGTGTCGTTTGCTGAGCTGGGTGCTGCCCTTCCCTTCAACGGGGGTATGCAGGAATACCTGCGCCACGTCTATGGTGATACTGCCGCATTTCTCATGGCTTGGGTGTACATCTTGGGCGTGAAGCCCTCGTCTATGGCGATTCAAAGCATCGTCATCGCCGAGTCTGTCGCCTCAGTCACATCTGCCACTGGCGAGCTGCCAGATGCTGGCATACTGAAGCTCATTGCAGCCCTTGCCTTTGTATCCATGGTTCTTCTTAACTCCATAAACACGAGACTTACCATACGACTGAGCGAGTCGTTTACTGTCTTCAAGCTCACAACTGTTTCCCTTGTCGTGCTCGGCGGCCTCATTGCTGTCATTGCTCACCTAGTTAACCCAGCTTCCTCGCTCTCCGGCTCGAGCGACTGGTATTCCAAGAATTGGTTTCAGTCAAGGCCAACCGTGACGGATGGCAAGACGATCGACTGGCCATCGATGGGCGCGTGGGATCGCTATGGCCATTACTGCGCAGCCATCTATGGCGGACTATGGGCCTACGATGGATGGGATAAT GCCAACATGGTTGCCAGTGAGATCCGCGACCCAGGCCGTGCCCTTCCAAAAGCCATTAGAGCAGCCATGATTGTAGTCCTCGGTTCATTTGAGCTTGTCAACGTCGCTTACTATATTCTCGTGCCTTGGGATCGGCTGAGTACCAACAatgctgttgctgttgctgctgcgACATCCCTGTTTGGACGGCCTGCCGGTATTCTCATCACTGTTCTTGTCGCTGTTTCCTGCGCCGGATCCATTACCAGTAATGTTTTCTCGGTCGGCAGATTAACTATGGCTGCTTCGCAGCGTCACTATCTCCCGAAATTCTTCAGCAAACGAGGACTGCCAATGACAAAGGTGTCCGAGCCAGACAGCAGTGCCTCGTTCCAATTCGATGCCCCCAT CTACGCCAATGCTCTGGCCCTTGTTGTGACCCTTGGGTATATACTCACAGGCAGTTTTCGGGCACTTTTGACATTTGCTGGCATGGCCGTATGGGTCTTTTACGTCAGCACAGTAGTCGGCCTACTTATACTTCGTCGCCGAGAGCCACAGCTTGTGCGACCTTACCGTCCAGCTATCTTCCTTCCCATCGTCTTCATCATCGTCGGCAGTTTGGTCATCCTACGGTCTGCCATTTTTGCACCAGTGCAGAGCGGGGTACTTGCAGGGTTGCTGGTTGCTGGCACCCTAATAAACAAGGTTCGAAGAAGCCCATAG
- a CDS encoding hydrophobin protein gives MRYIVLTLAAGAAAAPFAMTETSLCPAGLYSNPQCCATDVLGAIGLDCAVPATTPANVDAFISGCAAGGQQAKCCVIPVAGQDLLCQDVKGSGGGGGGAPGTTATGGGGGAPTSVPGGGGGGATSTSCESSAVVTPAPQPTKPAPSYPTTTSDCGCGK, from the exons ATGCGCTACATCGTCCTCACCTTGGCCGCCGGCGCTGCTGCCGCTCCCTTTGCTATGACTGAAACCAGCCTCTGCCCCGCCGGGTTGTACAGCAACCCTCAATGCTGCGCAACTGACGTACTTGGTGCCATCGGCCTGGACTGCGCAGTCC CGGCCACTACTCCCGCCAACGTCGACGCCTTCATCAGCGGCTGTGCTGCAGGCGGCCAGCAGGCAAAGTGCTGTGTGATTCCCGTCGCTGGCCAGGATCTTCTATGCCAAGATGTCAAGGGAagcggtggtggtggcggaGGTGCCCCAGGTACCACTGCTActggtggaggtggaggtgcACCTACGAGCGTGcctggtggtggtggtggcggtgCTACCTCCACTTCCTGTGAATCTAGCGCTGTTGTGACGCCGGCTCCTCAGCCTACTAAGCCTGCTCCTTCTTACCCTACGACTACTTCTGACTGCGGATGTGGCAAGTAG
- a CDS encoding CDA1, xylanase-chitin deacetylase: protein MGLKSILVAALAAVAIAKPVPDPLSMMKRAGPAAGQVITKCAAPGQIALAYDDGPSGNTQKLVDTLNAGGAKGTFFVTGTLYGCIYNQKTALQNAYKSGHQIASHSWSHPPNFGSLSTNDLTTQMTRLDQALVNIIGKKPTYMRPPYLATGGNVLPTMRTLGYRVITNDVDSGDWSGNTPQQSQQKFQQAGTSGNGHIPLMHETYASTVNTLTPWLITWAKNNNLKLVTVAECLGDSAGAYTSGTPNGASSC, encoded by the exons ATGGGTCTCAAGTCTATCCTCGTTGCAGCCCTGGCTGCTGTTGCCATCGCCAAGCCAGTTCCTGATCCGCTCAGCATGATGAAGCGGGCTGGCCCTGCCGCCGGACAG GTCATCACCAAGTGCGCGGCTCCCGGCCAGATCGCTCTTGCATACGACGATGGCCCATCGGGCAACACGCAAAAGCTCGTTGATACGCTCAATGCTGGCGGCGCAAAAGGCACCTTTTTCGTAACCGGCACCCTATACGGCTGCATCTACAACCAAAAGACGGCGCTGCAGAACGCATACAAATCGGGCCACCAAATCGCCTCGCACTCGTGGTCGCACCCGCCAAACTTTGGCTCCCTGTCTACAAACGACCTCACGACGCAAATGACGCGTCTCGACCAGGCCCTCGTCAACATCATCGGCAAGAAACCGACGTACATGCGTCCCCCGTACCTTGCTACCGGTGGAAACGTGCTCCCCACTATGCGCACTCTGGGGTACCGTGTCATCACTAATGATGTGGATAGCGGGGATTGGTCTGGCAACACGCCGCAGCAGAGTCAGCAGAAGTTTCAGCAGGCGGGCACGAGCGGTAATGGGCATATTCCGCTTATGCACGAGACGTATGCTTCGACTGTTAACACGCTTACCCCGTGGTTGATTACCTGGGCTAAGAACAACAACTTGAAGCTTGTTACTGTTG CTGAGTGCTTGGGCGATAGTGCCGGTGCGTATACGAGTGGTACTCCCAACGGTGCTTCATCTTGCTAG
- a CDS encoding ChaA, Ca2+-H+ antiporter: MGEPDDPSIRSFKSKAASALGLGRKTERDVLPTHSPNNNTHHFVRNGSNPHNHSDVNNEKFAAKASHGTNTHKANANGPVNTAANGETPSAIGSDKLPFYSPVRIKNGSIRFISHTKNAITHSWINVLLVFVPLGIAVKLAELKPEIVFSMNAIAIIPLAGLLAHATEVVAARVGDALGALLNVSFGNAVELILFIILLASGQIEVVQASLLGSILANLLLILGMAFLLGGLKYQEQVYNNTVTQMSGVMLALAVMSLLLPTAFHAAFEDNAIADHETLAVSRGTSIILLLVYGLYLLFQLKSHRYLYASTPQHIIDEESHPGVLAGAFDSSSSDSSSSSSSSDSDGSSKSDGTMKRKAKRMVKRLRRKSSSSSKDGSGLSGVSSPSGEHHQSPFETERERTNSVVTANTTTIVPSRRHSFDVMSGDEADNDQYAPVVRDFEAASTHTSQSKTKKERRKHRKSHKDRRNRNRVDTIPEKEVVPAEPAPKVAFAEDIQQGTISPMNARKYNRPALPSLLSNNVFSNPQNLAPLGGPAPNIRMAAPRDNTPLRAAPLRRSKSLPDQIGRAHPMNSAANGPTVSSNASMSPNEDDEDDDTPSMSIKAAIFMLLISTGLVAVCADFMSDAIEPMVETSGISQAFIGLIILPIVVALFVTVLVVNFLVLDGRSNYLEGSLLIAAYIIIALASFFYPDGCDASAIGGNEHRCTNVNNKQVVDFAQAMVKRMIAM; this comes from the exons ATGGGAGAACCCGACGACCCCTCTATACGCAGCTTCAAGTCTAAGGCAGCATCTGCGCTTGGCTTGGGACGCAAGACTGAGCGCGACGTCTTACCGACCCATAGTCccaacaacaacacccatCACTTTGTCCGAAATGGCAGCAACCCACACAACCACAGCGACGTCAACAACGAGAAGTTCGCTGCCAAGGCTAGTCATGGCACCAACACGCATAAGGCCAACGCCAACGGCCCAGTCAATACCGCAGCCAACGGAGAGACGCCTTCCGCCATAGGATCGGACAAGCTTCCGTTCTATTCGCCAGTGCGCATCAAGAACGGAAGTATCCGATTCATCTCACACACCAAGAATGCCATCACCCATAGCTGGATTAACGTCCTGCTGGTCTTTGTGCCTCTCGGTATCGCTGTCAAGCTTGCCGAATTGAAGCCCGAGATTGTATTCTCCATGAACGCCATCGCCATCATTCCATTGGCTGGCCTGCTCGCCCACGCGACCGAAGTCGTGGCTGCCCGCGTTGGAGACGCCCTCGGTGCACTGCTCAATGTATCCTTCGGAAACGCTGTCGAGTTGATTCTCTTCATCATCCTGCTCGCCTCTGGCCAAATCGAGGTCGTGCAGGCGTCTCTGCTTGGATCCATTCTCGCCAACCTGCTCCTTATTCTGGGAATGGCCTTCCTTCTTGGGGGTCTGAAGTATCAGGAGCAGGTCTACAACAACACCGTCACTCAGATGAGTGGCGTTATGTTGGCGCTTGCCGTCATGAGTCTTCTACTACCGACCGCATTCCACGCCGCCTTTGAGGACAATGCCATCGCTGATCATGAGACCCTAGCCGTCAGTCGTGGCACTAGTATCATCTTGTTGCTTGTCTACGGCCTGTATCTACTCTTTCAGCTCAAGAGTCACAGATACCTCTACGCTAGCACGCCACAACACATCATCGATGAGGAGTCGCACCCTGGTGTTCTCGCCGGTGCATTCGACTCGTCCAGCTCGGATTCGTCATCCAGCTCCAGCTCCAGTGACAGCGACGGCTCTTCCAAATCTGACGGCACCATGAAGAGGAAGGCCAAGCGTATGGTCAAAAGGCTGCGTCGCAAGTCTAGCTCCAGCTCCAAAGATGGCAGTGGGCTTTCGGGCGTTAGCTCTCCATCTGGCGAGCATCACCAGAGTCCCTTCGAGACCGAGAGGGAGAGGACGAATAGTGTAGTCACTGCCAATACGACAACTATTGTTCCCTCTCGTCGCCATTCCTTTGACGTCATGAGTGGCGATGAAGCCGACAACGATCAATATGCCCCCGTCGTTCGCGACTTTGAAGCCGCTTCCACGCATACCTCGCAGTCGAAGACAAAGAAGGAGCGACGCAAGCATAGGAAGAGCCACAAGGACCGCCGTAATCGCAACCGCGTTGACACTATCCCCGAGAAAGAGGTTGTTCCGGCTGAGCCGGCACCCAAGGTTGCCTTTGCTGAGGACATCCAGCAAGGTACCATCTCTCCGATGAACGCACGCAAATACAACCGCCCTGCCCTTCCATCGCTGCTTTCCAACAATGTCTTTTCCAATCCTCAGAATCTGGCCCCGCTGGGTGGTCCAGCACCTAATATCCGCATGGCAGCCCCGCGCGACAACACACCTCTACGTGCCGCTCCGCTCCGCCGCTCCAAGTCGCTGCCGGATCAGATTGGTCGCGCCCACCCCATGAACAGTGCAGCCAATGGTCCTACCGTCTCCTCCAATGCATCCATGTCTCCCAATGAGGatgatgaagacgacgacaCACCCAGTATGTCTATCAAGGCAGCCATATTCATGCTCTTGATTAGTACTGGTCTCGTCGCTGTTTGCGCTGATTTTATGAGTGATGCCATCGAACCCATGGTGGAAACTTCTGGCATCAGTCAAGCTTTCATCGGTCTCATTATCCTACCTATTGTCG TCGCATTGTTTGTCACTGTCCTTGTAGTTAACTTCTTGGTGTTGGATGGCCGCAGTAATTACCTCGAAGGTAGTCTGCTCATTGCAGCCTACATCATTATCGCGTTGGCGAGTTTCTTCTACCCCGATGGTTGCGATGCTAGCGCTATTGGCGGTAACGAGCATCGCTGCACCAACGTCAACAACAAGCAGGTGGTAGACTTTGCTCAGGCCATGGTGAAGAGAATGATCGCCATGTAG